A genome region from Ananas comosus cultivar F153 unplaced genomic scaffold, ASM154086v1, whole genome shotgun sequence includes the following:
- the LOC109704709 gene encoding uncharacterized protein LOC109704709: protein MQEKMAAMEQEQIELKAKLAKMEAKMDAWQRSPNDFHQSNSIKTRVQNVANVNEDAANGLERDAWSSSSSSTHAIPTHRIHHKKMRMQHKISQNEGGKEVTLMSLGKPHCPVARGILFSRDPSTIVGGEKLGQYWEVYIEVVIMPNESLIRSLRNLKTIGDAARKSIAWPSYLVKEDGK from the exons ATGCAAGAAAAAATGGCAGCTATGGAGCAGGAACAAATTGAACTAAAAGCAAAATTAGCTAAAATGGAAGCCAAGATGGATGCTTGGCAAAGGAGCCCAAATGATTTTCACCAATCTAATTCCATAAAGACTAGAGTACAG AATGTTGCCAATGTAAACGAAGATGCTGCCAATGGACTTGAAAGAGATGCATGGTCCTCGTCGTCATCATCCACTCATGCAATTCCAACTCATAGG ATACATCATAAGAAAATGAGGATGCAAcataaaatatctcaaaatgaA GGAGGAAAAGAAGTGACATTAATGTCTCTCGGAAAACCACATTGTCCTGTGGCACGAGGAATTCTATTTAGTAGAGATCCATCTACTATAGTTGGAGGAGAAAAACTAGGCCAGTATTGGGAGGTGTATATTGAGGTTGTCATAATGCCCAATGAGAGTCTGATTCGTAGTTTGCGAAACTTGAAGACAATTGGTGATGCTGCTCGAAAATCAATTGCTTGGCCCTCTTATCTT GTTAAAGAAGATGGAAAGTGA